One genomic window of Desulfuromonas sp. AOP6 includes the following:
- a CDS encoding PAAR-like domain-containing protein — protein MSENQTKIQTAKVTHKNSVSHSGNVLINGRSAVHAGSGGTLTTVDVCRTQIGPAVVNIPYTNIAKSSDAANTAATVFINGHPVCTKNSSFAKSIGDEAGNRQGLHSGTIMGKADFITASPNVYIEGIAAVRNGDLMVSNNRNTAPMPLVQPGASPAPAKALALVDALDKPGTPFKLALEIAGTQSLNMKGTLIARNGDSTHEVPLGSTARTDDHRRELIFENLAEGDYDLFLYQPDEKHGAYQIPLVQGFSTCSREETSPRWQTILVPLLPRCSTTANADRTKAQYPRCSQDMGWLYIFVNGRLWRELKVEREGFFRDVNLTYEKGQDVRPATVQTSDSRVVVPCTIQGKAVALEMAYSEVQWSWARIDAMGGMAGNDFEEAAKLRSRRMQKIDLSSYPDFNQEEGVIGPADQFEPPLRYDLAIHRESKIPVVYLHDPIGIAKDLATEVFVCKQNYLEGRDQAAEEAGTKNAMAEIVFQMGLDSQEAADLVDMDELREIVQWDRQIEHIRALEDAAVVLGQFITSAPVEGCPDIHTVMKDYDEHPHVELLLQGHLLSSELVGHLIYGEGRQYLSTSLRQPDHFLVSALSPCPRKIEALGKNVDKAAEFFENMAAAAQLDPELEKQVFALLTKVVEQISDGEYTLVHSNFDLAQVLAGSAAATAKVRYLNNSFTTLVRGCFEVPQWVVIKNGVSSQMALTLGRSVKWLQNNHPLIKLNAVRLFAVLEVMNLGKAVKGMKEGQIGTQETRAYAAIFSLISLGYTYLKEVKQIGAGWDNKELPRWQQQLLTKKRIAVAGGAHVFGFVANVIVVAQAWNDAWAEYKVGNTSGAVAAGVSALGSTILAAATTLGGVVEMNTLGASGFRGTQATRAARFGKTKVPLGRSLQASRVGAGTAAGLAIMLVGGALMFFFSRTPLEHFLVRGPFGRDKENRYKGSREFESWRDDAIAEATLFNILFSPRLDPRIRRLGFTGHMIELRIRLPLIFEGKTRIDYTLFGLSPLRFGKPAEKKVILPRDEGELISNEDGSYTLTLAYNFEAIRDFATYEAQALVDLYGDGSRVLPVKIEHTALAGPDPVVVHFPEAVLS, from the coding sequence ATGTCCGAAAATCAGACCAAGATACAAACTGCCAAGGTCACGCATAAAAATTCTGTTTCACACTCCGGCAACGTCCTTATCAACGGCCGCAGTGCCGTGCATGCCGGCAGCGGCGGCACCCTGACCACGGTAGATGTCTGTCGCACGCAGATCGGTCCCGCTGTCGTCAATATCCCCTACACCAATATCGCCAAATCAAGTGATGCTGCCAATACGGCTGCCACTGTTTTTATCAACGGCCATCCCGTCTGCACCAAAAACTCCAGCTTCGCCAAAAGCATCGGCGATGAAGCCGGCAATCGCCAGGGACTTCACTCCGGCACCATCATGGGCAAGGCCGATTTTATAACCGCCTCCCCCAATGTGTACATTGAAGGGATAGCGGCCGTGCGCAATGGCGATCTTATGGTCTCCAACAACCGCAACACCGCCCCCATGCCCCTGGTGCAACCGGGAGCCTCGCCCGCTCCCGCCAAGGCCCTCGCCTTGGTCGACGCTCTGGACAAACCGGGTACACCCTTTAAGCTCGCCCTGGAGATCGCTGGCACCCAAAGCCTGAACATGAAGGGCACCCTGATTGCCAGAAACGGCGACAGCACCCATGAAGTCCCCCTGGGCTCCACAGCCCGCACCGATGATCACCGCCGCGAACTGATTTTTGAAAACCTCGCCGAAGGTGACTATGACCTTTTTCTTTACCAGCCGGATGAAAAGCACGGTGCCTATCAGATCCCCCTGGTACAGGGCTTCTCCACCTGTTCCAGAGAGGAGACCTCACCAAGGTGGCAAACGATCCTGGTTCCCCTGCTGCCCCGCTGTTCCACGACGGCTAACGCCGACCGCACCAAAGCCCAATACCCGCGTTGCAGCCAGGATATGGGTTGGCTCTATATCTTTGTGAATGGCCGACTCTGGCGAGAGCTCAAAGTCGAGCGGGAAGGCTTTTTCCGCGACGTCAATCTGACCTACGAAAAGGGGCAGGATGTGCGGCCCGCCACGGTGCAAACCAGCGACAGCCGCGTGGTGGTACCCTGCACCATTCAGGGAAAAGCGGTCGCGCTGGAGATGGCCTACTCCGAGGTGCAATGGAGCTGGGCCCGTATTGACGCCATGGGCGGCATGGCCGGGAATGATTTCGAAGAGGCCGCCAAGCTGCGCAGCCGGCGTATGCAGAAGATCGATCTCTCCAGCTATCCCGATTTCAACCAGGAGGAAGGAGTGATCGGCCCGGCGGATCAGTTCGAGCCTCCCCTGCGCTATGATCTGGCCATTCATCGGGAAAGCAAAATTCCTGTGGTCTATCTGCACGATCCCATCGGCATCGCCAAAGATTTGGCGACGGAGGTTTTCGTCTGCAAGCAGAACTACCTGGAGGGGAGAGACCAAGCCGCCGAAGAGGCCGGAACCAAGAACGCCATGGCGGAGATTGTCTTTCAGATGGGCCTTGATTCCCAAGAGGCAGCCGATCTTGTCGATATGGACGAACTGAGGGAGATCGTCCAGTGGGACCGGCAGATCGAGCACATTCGCGCGCTGGAAGACGCCGCCGTGGTTTTGGGTCAATTCATTACCAGTGCACCCGTTGAAGGATGTCCCGACATTCATACCGTCATGAAGGACTACGATGAACACCCCCATGTCGAACTCCTGCTTCAGGGGCATCTGCTCTCCAGTGAACTGGTCGGTCACCTGATTTATGGCGAGGGAAGGCAGTATCTCAGTACAAGCCTCAGGCAGCCGGATCATTTCCTGGTCAGTGCCCTCAGCCCTTGTCCCAGGAAAATCGAAGCCCTCGGCAAGAATGTCGATAAGGCTGCCGAGTTCTTTGAAAACATGGCGGCTGCGGCCCAATTAGATCCTGAATTGGAAAAGCAGGTTTTCGCGCTCCTTACCAAGGTTGTCGAACAGATCTCCGATGGCGAATACACCCTTGTCCACAGCAACTTCGATCTGGCGCAGGTGCTGGCGGGAAGCGCCGCCGCCACCGCCAAGGTGCGATATCTGAACAACAGTTTTACGACTCTGGTGCGGGGGTGCTTTGAGGTACCCCAATGGGTGGTAATCAAAAACGGCGTGTCCAGCCAGATGGCTCTGACCCTCGGTCGTTCCGTGAAGTGGCTGCAAAACAATCACCCGCTGATCAAACTCAATGCCGTGCGCCTCTTCGCCGTGCTGGAGGTGATGAATCTAGGAAAGGCGGTGAAGGGGATGAAAGAGGGACAGATTGGAACGCAAGAGACCCGGGCGTATGCGGCAATCTTCTCCCTCATTAGCCTCGGATACACCTACCTCAAGGAGGTCAAGCAGATCGGCGCCGGGTGGGACAACAAAGAGTTGCCGCGGTGGCAGCAACAACTCCTCACTAAGAAGAGAATCGCCGTCGCAGGGGGCGCTCACGTGTTCGGTTTCGTCGCCAATGTCATCGTCGTAGCCCAGGCCTGGAACGATGCCTGGGCCGAGTACAAGGTGGGGAATACCAGTGGTGCAGTCGCCGCTGGTGTTTCAGCCCTAGGCTCCACCATTCTGGCTGCCGCTACGACACTGGGTGGGGTGGTCGAGATGAACACCCTCGGTGCCAGCGGCTTCAGGGGGACGCAAGCGACTCGAGCCGCCCGATTCGGCAAGACGAAGGTTCCCCTGGGCCGCAGCCTCCAGGCAAGTCGTGTCGGAGCGGGAACCGCTGCTGGTCTCGCCATCATGCTGGTGGGGGGTGCGCTCATGTTCTTTTTCTCCAGAACCCCCCTGGAGCATTTTCTGGTCCGCGGTCCCTTCGGCCGCGACAAGGAAAATCGCTACAAAGGTTCCAGAGAATTTGAAAGTTGGCGTGATGATGCCATCGCTGAGGCGACGCTTTTCAATATTCTCTTCAGTCCCCGCCTGGACCCCCGTATTCGGCGCCTGGGTTTCACGGGCCACATGATCGAACTTAGAATCCGCCTGCCCCTGATTTTCGAAGGTAAAACCCGAATCGACTACACCCTCTTTGGTCTATCACCCCTGCGCTTCGGCAAGCCTGCCGAAAAAAAGGTGATTCTTCCACGGGACGAGGGTGAGTTGATATCAAATGAGGACGGATCCTATACCTTGACCCTCGCCTACAATTTCGAAGCGATCAGAGATTTTGCTACCTATGAAGCCCAGGCCCTGGTCGATCTTTACGGCGACGGCAGCCGGGTCCTTCCCGTTAAAATTGAACACACCGCCCTCGCCGGTCCCGACCCGGTGGTGGTGCACTTTCCCGAGGCCGTATTGTCATGA
- the tssI gene encoding type VI secretion system tip protein TssI/VgrG: protein MNFPAAHFPAANCSQFFLRIRTVPDDTFTLTRFSGSAQGLSADFRFEICLHSDAELLPRTIIGRSATLELSWGPQPVYLHGVISRFERTGNTPDGVSYRAVLSSPLFPLTLNTSNRVFLGRDIGQLIEEVLIGAGYGKDEFHLELTGNYPQREFVVQYAESDFDFLRRQLARHGIFFTFENRVQGCRVVFCDDSTRRPMLPGIEQLKYRPQTGSVRTAETVFALSPQAQWLPGGVRLTDYNYRTPDTPLDVRLNATSDNAVGEQAIHGDHFKTAEEGEHMAQIRRQALDARRETFEAETDCRGIVPGFRLKISDHPDESLNGDYLVVSMEQSGHQEAALARGEEVKGPTYVNRLQLIKAQIPFRSPVPEHRQVLGLFTARVESDGTEYACLDEQGRYRIRTDFDRGEAPLAQASHPVRLMQPYGGEQHGMHFPLQGGTEVVLACLNGDLDRPVILGALSNPQTPNVVNAENVSQNIIRTVSGNELCMDDRRQKERIDLFTAERKNILTLDAQAGSHKVRLETREGDMEIHAGKTLLMESGESQFVESGGDHIVTVENSQQLMTRNKDISLQAATDIQFKAAQNIQFEAEKHDIALRAGENLILDVGQALSMQVRNDKMELAIEKGSLSIQAAKDISLLGQGGGPITIRQGNGTIQISPSGDLTISADKVTINGQSIHLKGNQISGN, encoded by the coding sequence ATGAATTTTCCCGCCGCTCATTTTCCGGCCGCCAATTGCAGCCAGTTTTTCCTGCGCATTCGGACGGTACCGGACGACACCTTCACCCTGACCCGTTTTAGCGGCTCCGCTCAGGGTCTGTCGGCAGACTTTCGCTTTGAGATTTGTCTGCATTCGGACGCCGAACTGCTGCCACGCACCATCATCGGACGCAGCGCCACCCTGGAGCTGAGCTGGGGCCCTCAACCCGTTTATCTGCACGGGGTCATCTCTCGCTTTGAGCGCACTGGCAACACCCCGGACGGCGTCTCCTACCGGGCCGTTCTCAGCTCCCCCCTCTTCCCCCTGACCCTGAACACCAGCAATCGGGTCTTTCTAGGCCGCGACATCGGTCAGCTTATCGAAGAGGTACTGATCGGGGCTGGATATGGCAAAGACGAATTCCATCTCGAATTAACAGGAAACTATCCTCAACGAGAGTTCGTGGTTCAGTACGCTGAATCCGATTTCGACTTTCTCCGCCGCCAACTGGCCCGCCACGGGATCTTCTTCACTTTCGAAAACCGGGTGCAGGGATGCCGTGTCGTTTTCTGTGACGACAGCACCCGTCGGCCGATGCTGCCGGGCATTGAGCAGCTGAAATACAGACCCCAGACCGGTTCGGTTCGCACGGCCGAAACGGTCTTTGCACTTTCTCCCCAGGCGCAGTGGCTGCCGGGAGGCGTTCGCCTGACGGACTACAATTATCGCACCCCCGATACCCCTCTGGATGTCAGGCTCAATGCAACCTCGGATAATGCCGTTGGGGAACAGGCGATCCACGGCGATCATTTCAAAACGGCGGAAGAGGGCGAGCACATGGCGCAAATCCGTCGACAGGCCCTGGATGCCCGCCGGGAGACCTTTGAGGCGGAGACGGACTGTCGGGGCATCGTTCCCGGCTTCCGGCTTAAAATAAGCGACCACCCTGACGAAAGTCTCAATGGCGACTATCTGGTGGTCAGCATGGAACAGAGCGGCCACCAGGAAGCTGCCCTGGCCCGGGGCGAAGAGGTAAAAGGCCCCACCTATGTCAACCGTCTTCAGCTCATCAAGGCACAGATTCCTTTTCGGTCGCCCGTCCCGGAACATCGGCAAGTGCTCGGTCTGTTTACCGCCCGGGTTGAAAGCGACGGAACGGAATATGCCTGTCTCGATGAACAGGGACGCTATCGTATCCGTACCGACTTTGATCGCGGCGAGGCCCCCCTGGCCCAGGCCAGCCATCCCGTGCGGCTGATGCAGCCGTATGGTGGTGAGCAGCATGGCATGCACTTTCCTTTGCAGGGGGGAACGGAGGTGGTACTCGCCTGTCTCAACGGCGACCTCGACCGCCCCGTTATACTCGGTGCCCTGTCCAATCCCCAGACCCCCAATGTGGTCAACGCCGAAAATGTCAGCCAGAACATCATCCGTACCGTCAGCGGCAACGAGCTCTGCATGGATGACCGCCGCCAGAAGGAACGCATCGACCTGTTCACCGCCGAACGGAAAAATATCCTGACCCTCGATGCCCAGGCCGGATCCCACAAGGTGCGGCTGGAAACCCGCGAAGGCGACATGGAAATCCACGCCGGCAAAACTCTGCTGATGGAGTCGGGAGAGAGCCAGTTCGTCGAAAGCGGTGGTGACCATATCGTCACGGTGGAAAACTCCCAGCAGTTGATGACCCGCAATAAGGATATTTCCCTGCAGGCCGCCACCGATATCCAATTCAAGGCCGCCCAGAATATTCAATTCGAGGCTGAAAAGCATGACATCGCCTTGAGAGCTGGCGAGAACCTGATCCTCGATGTCGGCCAAGCTCTGTCTATGCAGGTGCGCAACGACAAGATGGAACTTGCCATTGAAAAGGGCAGTCTGAGCATTCAGGCGGCCAAAGACATCAGTCTTCTCGGTCAGGGTGGCGGTCCCATAACCATCAGGCAGGGCAACGGCACCATTCAGATATCCCCGTCAGGAGACCTGACCATCAGCGCCGATAAGGTCACTATCAACGGTCAGAGCATTCATCTTAAAGGCAACCAGATCAGCGGAAACTGA
- the serS gene encoding serine--tRNA ligase has translation MLDIKYLRENMDEAERRLATRGGALDLSAFRGLDQRRRELLGESESLKAEKNKVSALIGQTKDKSQVQTEITRMKEVSARIKTLDDELKDVEEKLQGLLMTVPNIPHENCPVGASEEDNSEVRSWGSRPQFDFAPKPHWEIGEQLRILDFERAGKLTGARFVLYRGAGARLERALINFMLDLHTTRHKYIEILPPFMVNRVSMTGTGQLPKFEDDLFHLEDPDFFLIPTAEVPVTNIHRDEILAAGALPVLYTAYTPCFRKEAGSHGKDTRGLIRQHQFNKVELVKFVRPEHSDAELESLLDNAEEVLRQLGLPYRVVDLCTGDIGFSAARTFDIEVWLPGQDAYREISSCSNFRDFQSRRASIRFRREEGERPEFVHTLNGSGLAVGRTLVAILENYQQADGSVLIPEVLRPYMGGLERIEA, from the coding sequence ATGCTTGACATCAAATATCTGCGCGAAAATATGGACGAAGCCGAACGGCGTCTGGCCACCCGGGGCGGGGCTCTCGACCTTTCCGCCTTTCGGGGTCTCGACCAGCGGCGGCGCGAGCTTCTGGGCGAATCCGAGTCGCTCAAGGCCGAAAAGAACAAAGTCTCCGCCCTCATCGGCCAGACTAAGGATAAAAGCCAGGTCCAGACGGAGATCACCCGCATGAAAGAGGTCTCCGCCCGTATCAAGACCCTCGATGATGAACTCAAGGACGTCGAGGAGAAGCTGCAGGGCCTGCTCATGACCGTCCCCAATATTCCCCATGAGAATTGCCCGGTCGGCGCCTCCGAGGAGGACAACAGCGAAGTGCGCTCTTGGGGCTCCCGGCCCCAGTTCGACTTTGCCCCCAAGCCTCACTGGGAGATCGGTGAGCAGCTCCGTATCCTCGACTTTGAGCGTGCCGGCAAGCTGACCGGCGCCCGCTTTGTCCTCTACCGGGGAGCCGGTGCGCGCCTGGAAAGAGCCCTGATTAACTTTATGCTCGACCTGCATACCACCCGCCATAAATATATTGAAATTCTGCCGCCCTTTATGGTAAATAGGGTCTCCATGACGGGGACAGGGCAACTCCCCAAGTTCGAAGACGATCTTTTTCATCTAGAAGACCCGGATTTTTTTCTCATCCCGACGGCCGAGGTTCCCGTAACCAATATCCATCGGGACGAGATTCTGGCGGCCGGCGCGCTGCCGGTCCTTTACACCGCCTATACGCCCTGCTTTCGCAAGGAAGCTGGTTCTCATGGCAAGGACACGCGCGGCCTCATTCGCCAGCATCAGTTCAACAAGGTGGAACTGGTCAAGTTTGTCCGACCGGAGCATTCCGACGCTGAACTGGAAAGCCTGCTGGATAACGCCGAGGAAGTTCTCCGTCAGCTGGGGCTCCCCTACAGGGTGGTAGATCTCTGCACGGGGGATATCGGCTTCTCCGCCGCCCGCACCTTCGATATCGAAGTCTGGCTGCCCGGACAGGATGCCTACAGGGAAATCTCCTCCTGCTCCAACTTTCGCGATTTCCAGTCCCGTCGAGCCAGCATTCGCTTCCGCCGGGAAGAAGGAGAGCGACCCGAGTTCGTCCATACCCTGAACGGATCCGGACTGGCGGTAGGGCGCACTTTGGTGGCGATTCTAGAAAACTATCAGCAGGCCGATGGGTCGGTGCTGATCCCGGAAGTCCTCAGGCCCTACATGGGTGGCTTGGAACGCATCGAAGCCTGA
- a CDS encoding transposase, producing the protein MPRTSRGLADGYCYHILNRGNNRQQVFHKNQDYLAFINLLSEATERYPITLFAYCLMPNHFHLLVRAEKGEELSRCMQWLMTSHVRRYHRHYGGSGHVWQGRYKSFIVQQDNYLVTAARYIEANPLRAGMVDEAQNWPWSSYCESSGEKERQITAPLPTLYNLNWAEFVNQPLTQEQQNNWQKSMERQAPFGEDDWQKRVCGKFGLESTLRPIGRPRKIQEK; encoded by the coding sequence ATGCCAAGAACTTCCAGAGGCTTAGCCGACGGCTACTGCTACCATATCCTCAATCGCGGCAATAATCGCCAGCAGGTTTTCCATAAAAATCAGGACTATCTCGCGTTCATCAACCTCCTGAGTGAGGCCACTGAGCGCTATCCGATCACTCTCTTTGCCTACTGCCTGATGCCCAACCATTTTCATCTGTTGGTTCGTGCGGAAAAGGGGGAAGAACTGAGTCGTTGCATGCAGTGGTTGATGACCAGCCATGTTCGTCGCTATCACCGGCATTACGGCGGCAGTGGCCACGTTTGGCAAGGGCGCTATAAGAGCTTTATTGTTCAGCAAGACAATTATCTGGTCACTGCGGCCCGCTATATCGAAGCCAATCCGCTGCGTGCCGGTATGGTGGATGAAGCACAAAACTGGCCATGGTCTTCCTACTGCGAAAGCAGCGGGGAAAAGGAAAGGCAGATAACGGCTCCGCTACCGACTCTCTATAACTTGAATTGGGCTGAATTTGTAAATCAACCCCTGACGCAAGAGCAACAAAACAATTGGCAAAAAAGCATGGAGCGGCAGGCGCCGTTTGGAGAAGATGACTGGCAAAAGAGAGTGTGCGGGAAGTTCGGTCTTGAATCAACTCTCAGGCCTATAGGGCGGCCAAGGAAGATTCAGGAAAAGTAG
- a CDS encoding DUF2155 domain-containing protein codes for MSFVARRAVVLFVLLVTGVSGCDSKPSTEGSISSEAVKPTGSVKVVVPPEVEGQWKAVKIAVQDRQHNTEKIYTVDIGSSFQLDDGGISVHTKVFLPAFIMDGVEMTSASNETKNPGVQISIFEGRQEIFHGWLFSHYPGAHAFRHPRFNFTLVDYLPTEKKVDNP; via the coding sequence ATGTCTTTTGTTGCCCGCCGTGCCGTAGTTCTCTTTGTTCTGCTGGTGACAGGTGTTTCAGGCTGTGACTCAAAACCCTCAACCGAAGGGTCGATATCCAGTGAGGCTGTAAAGCCAACCGGTTCCGTCAAGGTCGTCGTGCCGCCCGAGGTCGAAGGGCAATGGAAAGCCGTCAAAATCGCAGTACAGGATCGACAGCACAATACGGAAAAAATCTACACAGTCGACATCGGCTCCTCTTTCCAGCTCGACGACGGGGGGATATCCGTCCACACCAAGGTGTTTTTGCCGGCCTTCATCATGGATGGCGTGGAGATGACCTCCGCTTCCAATGAAACGAAAAACCCGGGTGTGCAGATCTCGATCTTTGAAGGAAGACAGGAAATTTTCCACGGCTGGCTGTTCAGTCATTACCCCGGGGCGCACGCCTTCAGGCATCCACGATTCAACTTCACCCTGGTCGATTACCTGCCCACCGAAAAAAAGGTTGACAATCCATAG
- the tadA gene encoding tRNA adenosine(34) deaminase TadA: MDNADEFFMRQAIDEAVAAESIGEVPVGAVLVKDGQVVGRGHNRRETSNDPTTHAEMIAIRQGAGHIGHWRLLDCTLYVTLEPCVMCMGAIILARIPRLVFGCRDPRVGAVGSIYDFSKDHRFNHRVEVTEGILAEECRDQLSGFFQKLRAQKKAEKAKEAPPQ, translated from the coding sequence ATGGATAACGCGGACGAATTCTTCATGCGGCAGGCAATCGACGAAGCGGTGGCCGCCGAATCGATCGGCGAAGTCCCCGTTGGCGCGGTCCTGGTCAAAGATGGTCAGGTCGTCGGCCGTGGGCACAATCGGCGAGAAACCAGCAACGATCCCACCACCCACGCCGAAATGATCGCTATCCGCCAGGGCGCCGGCCATATCGGGCACTGGCGCCTCCTCGACTGCACCCTCTACGTCACCCTGGAGCCCTGTGTCATGTGCATGGGCGCCATTATCCTCGCCCGCATACCGCGCCTCGTCTTCGGCTGCCGTGACCCGCGCGTCGGGGCCGTTGGTTCCATCTACGATTTCTCCAAAGATCATCGCTTCAACCACCGCGTCGAGGTGACCGAAGGAATCCTCGCCGAAGAATGCCGCGACCAGCTCAGTGGGTTTTTCCAGAAGCTGCGGGCCCAAAAGAAAGCGGAAAAAGCCAAAGAAGCGCCCCCACAGTAA
- a CDS encoding HD domain-containing protein produces the protein MKNLANFFFEVGMLKRTPRTGFQFLGSGAESVAEHSFRTAIIGFTLAHLDEEVDTGKVVQMCLFHDVPEARTGDLNYVNKKYVKADEEKAVEDLARTLPFGDDYRALLEEFGRKESREAQIAHDADQLEMILALKEYKDLGNRNADEWYPFAVRRLRTEGARRLAETIWTTDSTRWWFDGDGDWWVNGKR, from the coding sequence ATGAAAAATCTGGCAAACTTCTTTTTCGAAGTCGGCATGCTCAAGCGCACTCCACGCACGGGCTTCCAGTTCCTGGGCTCCGGGGCCGAATCCGTTGCCGAGCATTCCTTCCGCACCGCCATCATCGGCTTCACCCTGGCTCATCTCGACGAGGAGGTCGATACGGGCAAGGTGGTGCAGATGTGTCTCTTCCATGATGTCCCCGAAGCCCGCACCGGCGATCTCAATTATGTGAATAAAAAGTATGTCAAAGCCGACGAGGAAAAAGCCGTGGAGGATCTGGCCCGTACCTTGCCCTTCGGTGATGACTACCGGGCCCTGTTGGAGGAATTCGGACGCAAGGAGAGCCGCGAGGCCCAAATCGCCCATGATGCCGATCAGCTTGAGATGATTCTGGCGCTTAAAGAGTATAAGGACCTTGGCAACCGCAATGCCGATGAATGGTACCCCTTTGCGGTGCGCCGCCTCAGGACCGAAGGGGCCCGCCGCCTCGCCGAAACCATCTGGACCACGGATTCCACCCGCTGGTGGTTCGATGGCGACGGCGACTGGTGGGTGAACGGCAAACGCTGA
- a CDS encoding DUF2169 domain-containing protein, producing MQLENQTDWAAGLYPGWSRQGHRQWTLVFKASYQFDGQGNLTALPQGPIVEADQYRGEPTYSSLVASSEVAPFKQGAELYLFGSAQPDPYGSRVIQVALSLCQNNNRYWHKELRVFGNRSWQRRMLTPLPGKPASITAPVPLIYENAFGGSDPAHPEQVCLANPAGVGYSFRGLRTKNLGLPAIEIGPNFISSPASRVQPAGFGPLPPFWDPRCQEVGEIDAESVAQGLCPWAVPLPATMHNVAPQDQRFNAPFEGEMVLKVTGLLAEASHEVLIRLPELKPAVFRHAGEQLSRLDPVCDTLVIDTNRQEIHQIFRCGVVLDLHEKEFGLLILRNLLSEKNPVVAEALT from the coding sequence ATGCAGCTTGAGAACCAGACGGATTGGGCGGCCGGTCTTTATCCCGGTTGGAGCCGCCAAGGCCACCGACAATGGACGCTGGTCTTTAAGGCCAGTTATCAATTTGACGGTCAGGGTAACCTGACCGCTTTGCCTCAAGGCCCTATCGTGGAAGCTGATCAGTACCGGGGCGAACCGACGTACTCAAGCCTGGTGGCCAGCAGTGAAGTGGCCCCGTTCAAACAGGGGGCCGAACTCTACCTGTTCGGCAGCGCGCAGCCTGACCCGTACGGCAGCCGGGTCATTCAGGTAGCTCTGAGCCTGTGCCAGAACAATAACCGCTACTGGCACAAAGAGCTGCGTGTCTTCGGAAACCGCAGTTGGCAGCGCAGAATGTTGACTCCTTTGCCGGGGAAACCTGCCTCCATCACCGCCCCTGTGCCCCTGATTTACGAAAATGCCTTTGGCGGAAGCGACCCTGCCCATCCTGAACAAGTCTGCCTCGCCAACCCGGCTGGCGTCGGCTACAGCTTTCGCGGCCTGCGAACCAAGAACCTTGGCCTGCCCGCTATCGAAATTGGACCCAACTTTATCAGCAGTCCGGCCAGCCGCGTGCAGCCCGCGGGGTTCGGTCCCCTGCCGCCATTCTGGGATCCCCGCTGTCAGGAAGTCGGGGAAATCGATGCCGAATCCGTCGCCCAGGGCCTTTGCCCCTGGGCGGTGCCGCTCCCGGCAACAATGCACAACGTCGCCCCCCAGGATCAACGCTTTAATGCCCCTTTTGAAGGGGAGATGGTCCTTAAGGTTACCGGGCTGCTCGCGGAAGCTTCCCACGAGGTTCTCATCCGGCTGCCCGAATTGAAACCCGCCGTTTTTCGTCACGCAGGTGAACAACTCAGCCGCCTTGACCCGGTATGTGACACTCTTGTCATCGATACGAACCGTCAGGAAATTCATCAGATCTTTCGTTGCGGGGTCGTCCTCGATCTGCACGAAAAAGAATTCGGCTTACTCATTCTGCGCAATCTTTTGTCAGAAAAAAATCCAGTCGTCGCCGAGGCGTTAACCTGA